Within the Streptomyces sp. R41 genome, the region CGAGCACCGCCGCCCCGGCCGCGCCGATGCCGACCCAGACGCCGTAGGCGGTGCCGATGGGCAGGGATTTGGCGGCGTACGACAGCAGGACCATGCTCGCGACGATGCCCGCGCCCGTGAGGACGCTCGGGACGAGCCGGGTGAATCCGTCGGTGTACTTCATACCGATCGACCAGCCGACTTCCAGCAGGCCGGCGACGAGCAGCAGAACCCAGGCCATGAGAGGCACCTCCGTGATCGATCAACAGGGGTGCGTCGTCTTTGCCCGGAGGCCCTTCGGCTCTCCGCCCGGTACGGCGCGTCTCGTCGGGGTCCTTCAAAGGTAGCAAAGGAACGGCAAAAGGGGCTGGTGACGACGGTCACCAGCCCCTTTCACCTGCGATCCGCAGGCAAAGTCAGTCGTTACAAGTACAGGCCCGTCGAGTCCTCGGACCCCTCGAACCGGTCCGCGGCCACCGCGTGCAGATCCCGCTCGCGCATCAGCACATACGCGATCCCGCGCACCTCGACCTCGGCGCGGTCCTCCGGGTCGTACAGGACGCGGTCGCCCGGCTCCACCGTCCGGACGTTCTGCCCGACCGCGACGACCTCGGCCCAGGCGAGGCGCCGGCCGACGGCCGCCGTCGCGGGGATCAGGATGCCGCCGCCGGAACGCCGCTCGCCCTCGGCGGCGTCCTGCCGCACGAGCACGCGGTCGTGCAGCATCCGGATGGGCAACTTGTCGTGCTGGGTGCTGTGCTTTTCCCGATTGGCGCTCACGCCCTGAACCTACCTGCCTCGGCCGCTTTCGTACGTCGGTGGGTCAGCTCTTGCGTCGCCGCGAGCCCACGGCGAGCAGCCCGACGATCCCCACCACGACCAGGGCCGCCGGCACGATGCGCTCCAGCCGCGGCGCGCCGTCCTCCGTCACGAGCTGGCCCTTCACATCGCTGACGACGCGGTTGACGCCGACGTAGGCGCGCCCCAGCGTGTGATCGATGTTGGAGACGACCTTGGCCTTGGCGTCCCCGACGATCGTCTTCGGGTGCACGCGCACGCCGAGCTCGTCGAGCGTCTCGGCGAGAGTTTCACGGCGGCGCTTGATGTCCGCCTCGATCTGCGCCGGAGTCCTGGTATCCGACGTTCTCGACGTATCCGACACCGCGCTGCCTCCGTGGTCGTGTCCGAGTCCCTACAGTCGACAGTCTGTCAGCTCGGACCGAGCCGCACCCCCCGGCACCCCCCATTACGCTCGTTCCGTATCCGTATCCATCCCCCGGCCACGTGAGGTACCGATGAGCGAGCGACTCCAGCCCGGCGACACCGCCCCCGCCTTCACCCTGCCCGACGCCGACGGCAACGAGGTCTCCCTCGCCGACCACAAGGGCCGCAAGGTCATCGTCTACTTCTACCCAGCCGCCCTGACCCCCGGCTGCACGAAGGAGGCCTGCGACTTCACGGACAACCTCGACGTCCTCGCGAGCGCCGGCTACGACGTCATCGGCGTCTCCCCCGACAAGCCCGAGAAGCTCGCCAAGTTCCGCGAGAAGGAGAACCTGAAGGTCACGCTCGTCGGCGACCCCGACACGACCGTCATCGAGGCCTACGGCGCCTACGGCGAGAAGAAGAACTACGGCAAGACGTACGTCGGCGTCATCCGCTCCACGATCGTCGTGGACGAGGAGGGCAAGGTCGAGCGGGCCCTGTACAACGTGAAGGCGACCGGCCACGTCGCCAAGATCATCAAGGACCTGGGGATCTGAGGTCCGGCCCCGGGGATCCGGGGTCAGAAGGAGATCCACACGTCGGGAAGCAGGTCCGGTCGCGCCGGCACCGGCCTGCGCTCCTCGGTCCAGTCATCCCCGGCAATCTCGGCGGCGACACGGCGCCAGAAGCACACGGCGGTCGGGTTGTTGTCCTGAAAGGCCACCCCCCAGGGGCCCGGGTGCCGGGCGACGACTTCCCGGACGGCCCGCAGCCCGATCCCCTGTCGCCGGGCCCCGCTCACGACGAAGAAGCTGCTGAGCACGCGGGCCGGGCCGTTCAGGCCGCGCACGAACACGAAGCCGACCGGATGTTCCCCGCTCGCCACCAGATACGGCACCCGGTCGGCATCGGTGAACGCCGCGTCCAGCCGCTCACTGCGGAACGTCCCGTCCGGGTTGGGCAGCACGCCCCGAAACCCGGACATGTCGTGCTGGAACAGCGGCCACAGACGCTCCAGCACAGGACGGTCGGCGGCGTCCGCACGACGCACGGTGATGTCGAGCATGCTCCTCCTCCTATGGTTTGCGGGCACGAAAAAAGCCTCCCGGCGGACATGTGTCCGAGCCCGGAAGGCCTGACTGCTGATCAGCAGGATACCGAGGGCCGGGACTCCGTGACTCCGCCCGAGTGGAACGGCAAACCCACGACACTGGAGATCGACCACATCAACGGCGACTGGAGCAATGATCGGCGCGAGAACCTGCGGCTGTTGTGTCCCAACTGTCATGCGATCACCAGCACCTGGTGCAGGGGAGGCAGCCGAAGCCGGGAAACGGCGTGACAGAAACCCCTGCTCACCGGCAGCCTCGTGACCGGTACGATGTCAGACGGCTAGCGGCGGTGGCGCAACGGCTGACGCAGCAGACTTAGGATCTGTGGCCCGTGAAACGGCTTGAGGGTTCGAATCCCTTCCGCCGCACAGCAAACGGCCTGCGAATCGAAGGATACGCAGGCCGTTCTCGTGCGCGGCCTCAGCTCAGCAATTCCCGCACCACCGGCACCAGCGCCCGAAATGCCTTCCCCCGGTGGCTGATCGCGTTCTTCTCCTCCGGGCTCAGCTCCGCGCAGGTGCGTGTGTCGCCCTCCGGCTGGAGGATCGGGTCGTAGCCGAAGCCGTTGGTGCCGGTGGGGGTGTGGCGGAGGGTGCCGCGTAGCTGGCCCTCGACCACCCTCTCCGTGCCGTCCGGGAGAGCCAGGGCTGCCGCGCAGGCGAAGTGGGCGCCCCGGTGGGCCTCGTCGATGTCGGAGAGCTGGGCCAGGAGCAGTTCCAGGTTCGCGCGGTCGTCGCCATGCCGTCCCGCCCAGCGGGCGGAGAAGATGCCGGGGGCGCCGTTCAGGACGTCGACACAGAGGCCCGAGTCGTCCGCGACGGCGGGCAGGCCCGTGGCTTGGGCCAGGGCGTGGGCCTTCAGCAAGGCGTTCTCGGCGAAGGTGACGCCGGTTTCCTTGACGTCGGGGATGTCGGGGTAGGCGTCCGCGCCGACGAGGTCGTGGGTGAGACCTGCGTCGGCGAGGATCGCCTTCAGCTCGGTGATCTTTCCGGCGTTGCGGGTGGCGAGGATCAGGCGGGTCATGGTCGCCAGTATCTCCGAGTTCCCCCGTCGGCTCTTACGGCGTGCAGACCTTCGTCAGTTCGCCGGCCGCGTCCGTGACCG harbors:
- the rdgB gene encoding RdgB/HAM1 family non-canonical purine NTP pyrophosphatase; translated protein: MTRLILATRNAGKITELKAILADAGLTHDLVGADAYPDIPDVKETGVTFAENALLKAHALAQATGLPAVADDSGLCVDVLNGAPGIFSARWAGRHGDDRANLELLLAQLSDIDEAHRGAHFACAAALALPDGTERVVEGQLRGTLRHTPTGTNGFGYDPILQPEGDTRTCAELSPEEKNAISHRGKAFRALVPVVRELLS
- a CDS encoding co-chaperone GroES, translated to MSANREKHSTQHDKLPIRMLHDRVLVRQDAAEGERRSGGGILIPATAAVGRRLAWAEVVAVGQNVRTVEPGDRVLYDPEDRAEVEVRGIAYVLMRERDLHAVAADRFEGSEDSTGLYL
- the bcp gene encoding thioredoxin-dependent thiol peroxidase, producing MSERLQPGDTAPAFTLPDADGNEVSLADHKGRKVIVYFYPAALTPGCTKEACDFTDNLDVLASAGYDVIGVSPDKPEKLAKFREKENLKVTLVGDPDTTVIEAYGAYGEKKNYGKTYVGVIRSTIVVDEEGKVERALYNVKATGHVAKIIKDLGI
- the sugE gene encoding quaternary ammonium compound efflux SMR transporter SugE, which gives rise to MAWVLLLVAGLLEVGWSIGMKYTDGFTRLVPSVLTGAGIVASMVLLSYAAKSLPIGTAYGVWVGIGAAGAAVLGMVVLGEPATAARIFFVCLLLVAVVGLKVTSGH
- a CDS encoding DUF3618 domain-containing protein; its protein translation is MSDTSRTSDTRTPAQIEADIKRRRETLAETLDELGVRVHPKTIVGDAKAKVVSNIDHTLGRAYVGVNRVVSDVKGQLVTEDGAPRLERIVPAALVVVGIVGLLAVGSRRRKS
- a CDS encoding GNAT family N-acetyltransferase, which translates into the protein MLDITVRRADAADRPVLERLWPLFQHDMSGFRGVLPNPDGTFRSERLDAAFTDADRVPYLVASGEHPVGFVFVRGLNGPARVLSSFFVVSGARRQGIGLRAVREVVARHPGPWGVAFQDNNPTAVCFWRRVAAEIAGDDWTEERRPVPARPDLLPDVWISF